In Acidobacteriota bacterium, one genomic interval encodes:
- a CDS encoding RluA family pseudouridine synthase, giving the protein MILFENADVLVLDKPAGVSMATSSRPGSAEEAVRRLLAACGVPADEPLPLLVHRLDVGTSGVVLLAKNDAAHRALSRALQQKTAQKSYRALVWGHPVPARGRIDLPLARDPKDGRKMRVEKDGKPSATRYETLRRYAGLSDLRLFPETGRTHQIRVHLSAKGHPIAGDDFYGGATRWRGIRDAARRGALQRVSHPLLHAERIVVEEMGIDVVSPLPGDFEEIRNCLEG; this is encoded by the coding sequence GTGATCCTGTTCGAGAACGCCGACGTCCTCGTGCTGGACAAGCCGGCGGGCGTCTCGATGGCGACGTCTTCGCGCCCGGGCTCGGCGGAGGAGGCCGTGCGGCGGCTCCTCGCGGCGTGCGGCGTGCCGGCGGACGAACCGCTGCCGCTCCTCGTCCACCGTCTCGACGTCGGGACGAGCGGCGTCGTCCTGCTCGCGAAGAACGACGCGGCTCACCGGGCGCTCTCCCGCGCTCTCCAGCAGAAGACCGCGCAGAAGTCGTACCGCGCGCTCGTATGGGGCCACCCCGTGCCGGCCCGAGGACGCATCGACCTTCCGCTCGCGCGGGACCCGAAGGACGGGCGGAAGATGCGCGTCGAAAAGGACGGCAAGCCGTCCGCGACGCGCTACGAGACCCTCAGGAGATACGCGGGTCTCTCGGATCTGCGCCTCTTCCCCGAGACGGGGCGGACCCACCAGATCCGCGTCCACCTTTCTGCGAAGGGCCATCCGATCGCGGGGGACGACTTCTACGGCGGCGCGACGCGCTGGCGGGGGATCAGGGACGCGGCGCGGCGCGGGGCGCTCCAGCGTGTGTCGCATCCGCTGCTCCACGCCGAACGGATCGTCGTGGAGGAAATGGGAATCGACGTTGTCTCGCCGCTTCCGGGAGATTTCGAAGAGATCAGGAATTGCTTAGAAGGGTGA
- a CDS encoding energy transducer TonB produces MFEPAPAPRRRPMFAVSATAHAALAAVLVVPPLFATPEPPELDGIVKIDWVPVLTIDAPARISVDSLRRVREGGLGARTASASGAAARPPVSQPTGIGSVLPDPTSEPEGQFTFEGTDEQSESGIGVPGETGKPGSGGPGGGILDATAPGVSPPVAIETIAPPYPELARRARIEGVVVLDAVIGADGAVREVRVAQGVSPLLDPAAVEAVRRWRYRPASVGARPVAVLLKVVLTFSLRNL; encoded by the coding sequence ATGTTCGAGCCCGCACCCGCGCCCCGCCGAAGGCCCATGTTCGCCGTCTCCGCCACGGCGCACGCCGCGCTCGCGGCAGTCCTCGTCGTGCCGCCGCTCTTCGCGACGCCGGAGCCGCCGGAACTGGACGGGATCGTGAAGATCGACTGGGTCCCCGTTCTCACGATCGACGCCCCGGCTCGCATTTCGGTGGATTCTCTTAGAAGGGTAAGAGAGGGCGGTCTAGGGGCGCGCACCGCGAGCGCGAGCGGCGCCGCCGCGCGCCCCCCGGTTTCCCAGCCAACGGGCATCGGGTCGGTGCTGCCGGATCCGACGAGCGAGCCCGAAGGCCAATTCACCTTCGAAGGAACCGACGAGCAAAGCGAGTCGGGCATCGGCGTTCCGGGTGAAACGGGCAAGCCCGGATCGGGGGGGCCGGGCGGCGGGATTCTCGATGCGACGGCTCCCGGGGTCTCGCCGCCTGTCGCGATCGAGACGATCGCGCCCCCGTACCCCGAGCTCGCGCGGCGCGCGCGCATCGAAGGGGTGGTCGTCCTCGACGCCGTCATCGGGGCGGACGGCGCGGTGCGCGAAGTGCGCGTGGCGCAGGGCGTGAGCCCGCTCCTCGATCCGGCGGCCGTCGAGGCGGTTCGGCGCTGGCGCTATCGTCCGGCTTCCGTCGGGGCGCGGCCCGTGGCCGTTCTCTTGAAGGTCGTCCTCACTTTCTCGCTCCGGAACCTGTGA
- a CDS encoding diguanylate cyclase yields MSAAVQTRINHETPLALVAAAIFALGLFALFVFLRDRLQVEFLIFFLFTMGVALYLGTWLSVWPLLGIPLSPVFRLNLALSFSIPPLLGLFFYRFYLARPPRWLRAVFVVEGACAALCLAWPRVDDLYRLLAVSYAAVAIIGGHVAALLISKWRRGVSYARPVVAGFLLVFLATLHDVAQDLSMVPEADHLQLIGPAFLLFSAIFLSVVADRMVRLRVAAATDPLTGLPNRTGLFERIALELARSKRTGRPVAVAVLDLDRFKDFNDAHGHLAGDRLLIASGEALTASLRTTDLAARFGGEEFVVLLPEIGRDEAAACAERIRLAVSKARVPGVAGHVTASIGLAVHDPQDGAPPGAAVLLREADAALYRAKALGRDRVCIAEGPVAGERLKGISGDSG; encoded by the coding sequence GTGTCGGCGGCGGTCCAGACGCGCATCAACCACGAGACGCCGCTCGCGCTGGTCGCGGCCGCGATCTTCGCCCTCGGGCTCTTCGCGCTCTTCGTGTTTCTGCGCGACCGCCTGCAGGTGGAGTTCCTGATCTTCTTTCTCTTCACGATGGGCGTCGCGCTCTATCTCGGCACGTGGCTCTCCGTGTGGCCTCTCCTCGGGATTCCCCTCTCGCCGGTGTTCCGGCTGAACCTCGCGCTCTCCTTCTCGATCCCGCCGCTCCTCGGGCTCTTCTTCTACCGGTTCTATCTCGCGCGTCCTCCGCGCTGGCTGCGGGCGGTGTTCGTCGTGGAGGGCGCGTGCGCCGCGCTGTGCCTCGCGTGGCCTCGCGTCGACGATCTCTACCGGCTCCTCGCGGTGAGCTACGCCGCGGTGGCGATCATCGGCGGCCACGTCGCGGCGCTTCTCATTTCGAAGTGGCGCCGGGGCGTCTCCTACGCCCGCCCTGTCGTCGCCGGATTTCTCCTCGTCTTCCTCGCGACGCTCCACGACGTCGCGCAGGACCTGTCCATGGTCCCGGAAGCCGACCACCTCCAGCTCATCGGTCCCGCGTTTCTTCTCTTCTCGGCGATCTTCCTGTCCGTCGTCGCGGATCGCATGGTGCGCCTGAGAGTCGCGGCTGCGACGGACCCCCTGACGGGCCTGCCGAACCGGACGGGCCTCTTCGAGCGAATCGCGCTCGAGCTCGCGCGCTCCAAGCGCACGGGGCGGCCGGTCGCCGTCGCCGTTCTCGACCTCGACCGCTTCAAGGACTTCAACGACGCCCACGGGCACCTCGCGGGAGACCGGCTCCTCATCGCGTCGGGCGAGGCGCTCACGGCCTCCCTCCGGACGACGGACCTCGCCGCGCGCTTCGGCGGCGAGGAGTTCGTCGTCCTCCTCCCCGAGATCGGGCGCGACGAGGCGGCCGCCTGCGCCGAGCGCATCCGGCTCGCCGTCTCGAAGGCGCGCGTGCCGGGGGTCGCCGGGCACGTCACGGCGTCGATCGGGCTGGCCGTGCACGACCCGCAGGACGGCGCGCCGCCGGGCGCGGCCGTTCTCCTGCGCGAGGCCGACGCGGCCCTCTACCGCGCCAAGGCGCTCGGCCGCGACCGCGTGTGCATCGCCGAGGGGCCGGTCGCGGGCGAACGACTGAAGGGCATCAGCGGCGATTCGGGGTGA
- a CDS encoding dipeptidase, with translation MRFRLNLAAAALAVALPAAAADDTALAHAKDLLSRHILIDGHNDLPWAIREAKAAPGDVAAYDLRTKTSGQTDIPRLRAGRVGGQFWSVYVPGEAKEGWARMQLEQIELARRIVERYPDTFALALTADDAEKAFKAGKIASFIGMEGGHALENSLGALRAYYALGARYMTLTHNTSLLWADSATDAPARHGGLTKFGEEVVREMNRLGMLVDLSHVAPETMRAALRVSEAPVIFSHSSARAICDVPRNVPDDVIRLLPKNGGVVMIAFVTGFVSPEAAKILMPAFQEFNARAKTLASEKDRDALWKEIFAPLKVPKATVGEVADHVEHVRKVAGVDHVGLGADYDGNDSWPVGLEDVSTYPNLFAELIRRGWSDADLVKLAGGNVLRALRQAEAVARKLQASRPPSTATLESLDGPPGK, from the coding sequence ATGCGATTTCGTCTCAACCTTGCCGCCGCCGCCCTTGCCGTCGCCCTTCCCGCTGCGGCGGCGGATGATACGGCCCTCGCGCACGCGAAGGACCTCCTCTCGCGCCACATCCTGATCGACGGCCACAACGACCTGCCGTGGGCGATCCGCGAGGCGAAGGCGGCGCCGGGAGACGTCGCCGCGTACGACCTCAGGACGAAGACGTCCGGCCAGACCGACATCCCGCGCCTCAGGGCCGGGCGCGTCGGCGGGCAGTTCTGGTCCGTCTACGTCCCGGGAGAGGCGAAGGAGGGCTGGGCGCGCATGCAGCTCGAGCAGATCGAGCTCGCCCGGCGCATCGTCGAGCGTTACCCCGACACGTTCGCGCTCGCGCTCACGGCCGACGACGCCGAGAAAGCCTTCAAGGCCGGGAAGATCGCATCGTTCATCGGGATGGAGGGCGGCCACGCCCTCGAGAACTCGCTCGGCGCCCTGCGGGCGTACTACGCGCTCGGCGCGCGGTACATGACGCTCACGCACAACACGTCGCTGCTCTGGGCCGACAGCGCGACCGATGCGCCCGCCCGCCACGGCGGCCTCACGAAGTTCGGCGAAGAGGTCGTCCGCGAGATGAACCGCCTCGGGATGCTCGTGGACCTCTCGCACGTCGCGCCCGAGACGATGCGCGCGGCGCTGCGCGTCTCCGAAGCGCCGGTGATCTTCTCGCACTCCTCCGCGCGCGCGATCTGCGACGTCCCGCGCAACGTGCCCGACGACGTCATCCGGCTCCTTCCGAAGAACGGCGGCGTCGTGATGATCGCGTTCGTCACGGGCTTCGTCTCGCCCGAGGCCGCGAAGATCCTCATGCCGGCGTTTCAGGAGTTCAACGCCCGCGCGAAGACGCTCGCGAGCGAGAAGGATCGCGATGCCCTCTGGAAGGAGATCTTCGCGCCCCTGAAGGTCCCGAAGGCGACGGTGGGAGAGGTCGCCGACCACGTCGAGCACGTCCGGAAAGTCGCGGGCGTCGACCACGTCGGGCTCGGCGCCGACTACGACGGCAACGACAGCTGGCCCGTCGGCCTCGAGGACGTCTCCACGTACCCGAACCTCTTCGCCGAGCTGATCCGCCGCGGATGGAGCGACGCGGACCTCGTCAAGCTCGCGGGCGGAAACGTGCTCCGCGCGCTCCGGCAGGCCGAGGCCGTCGCGAGGAAGCTGCAGGCCTCGCGTCCGCCGTCCACGGCGACGCTCGAGTCTCTCGACGGACCACCCGGAAAGTGA
- a CDS encoding MFS transporter yields the protein MTDATLRSDPAPRFDPARRRAVTFALVLVTSLSSFESTVVTTAMPTIIGDLHGLPLYSWVFSVYLFGSTITMPIYGRLADVHGRRRMMLLAIALFAGSSLLAALARTMPQLIAARGLQGLGAGGLIPLALTVSGDLYSMEERARIQGLFSSIWGVSSLVGPLAGAFLTVTAGWRSIFLLNLPLGLLAAWIVATRMIETPGAPRAVAGAPGLVALLKRRATAWPYVSAVLMGIALYGVSTYVPLFVQGARGGSASSAGAVITPLILFWAVSATAGGRLILRIGFRQSAVVGAGLLVLGFAGLLAAAALDASTPWISAACAVIGCGLGPTALSQLLAVQEDAPAEQRGVATSLVPFFRTVGGSLGVAAMGAVLAAGLSARLGPALESASRALSGEIPAPPGFRIALERSLLPVFAALLAAAVLAAFAAARFPAGRHRSR from the coding sequence ATGACCGACGCGACGCTACGCTCCGATCCGGCGCCCCGCTTCGACCCCGCGCGCCGCCGGGCCGTGACGTTTGCGCTCGTTCTCGTGACGTCGCTCTCGTCGTTCGAGTCGACCGTCGTCACGACCGCGATGCCCACGATCATCGGCGACCTCCACGGCCTGCCGCTCTACTCGTGGGTGTTCTCGGTGTACCTCTTCGGCTCGACGATCACGATGCCGATCTACGGGAGGCTCGCGGACGTCCATGGCCGGCGCCGGATGATGCTGCTCGCGATCGCGCTCTTCGCGGGGAGCTCCCTTCTCGCCGCGCTCGCGCGAACGATGCCGCAGCTCATCGCCGCGCGCGGGCTGCAGGGCCTTGGCGCCGGCGGCCTCATCCCGCTGGCGCTGACGGTCTCTGGCGACCTCTACTCGATGGAGGAGCGCGCGCGGATCCAGGGCCTCTTCAGCTCGATCTGGGGCGTGTCGAGCCTCGTCGGCCCGCTCGCGGGCGCGTTCCTGACCGTGACGGCCGGCTGGCGCTCGATCTTCCTGCTGAACCTGCCGCTGGGCCTCCTCGCCGCGTGGATCGTCGCGACGCGGATGATCGAGACTCCGGGTGCGCCGCGCGCGGTCGCCGGCGCGCCGGGGCTCGTTGCGCTCCTCAAGCGCCGCGCCACGGCGTGGCCCTACGTCTCGGCCGTGCTCATGGGGATCGCCCTGTACGGGGTCTCGACGTACGTGCCGCTCTTCGTGCAGGGCGCGCGAGGCGGCAGCGCGAGCTCCGCCGGCGCGGTCATCACGCCGCTCATCCTCTTCTGGGCCGTTTCGGCGACGGCGGGCGGCCGGCTCATTCTCAGGATCGGGTTCCGGCAGTCGGCCGTCGTCGGCGCGGGGCTCCTCGTCCTCGGCTTCGCGGGGCTCCTCGCGGCGGCGGCGCTCGACGCCTCGACACCGTGGATCAGCGCCGCGTGCGCCGTCATCGGCTGCGGCCTCGGGCCGACCGCGCTCTCGCAGCTTCTCGCCGTCCAGGAGGACGCGCCCGCGGAGCAGCGCGGCGTCGCGACGAGCCTCGTGCCGTTCTTCCGTACCGTCGGCGGCTCGCTCGGGGTGGCCGCGATGGGCGCCGTCCTCGCGGCCGGTCTCTCGGCGCGTCTCGGGCCCGCGCTGGAGTCCGCGAGCCGGGCGCTCTCCGGCGAGATCCCCGCGCCGCCGGGCTTTCGGATCGCCCTGGAGCGCTCGCTGCTTCCGGTCTTCGCAGCGCTGCTCGCGGCGGCCGTTCTCGCGGCCTTTGCCGCCGCGCGGTTCCCGGCGGGCCGGCACCGCAGCCGCTGA